Below is a genomic region from Primulina eburnea isolate SZY01 chromosome 9, ASM2296580v1, whole genome shotgun sequence.
TGGACCCAAAATAATTAgttatcaataacataaaaatgaaataaataattaattcgaTTCGATATATATTTAATCGAGCGATTTTCAGGACGCGTTTGATCTAGTTGGTGAGCTTGATTTTAATAAGTATTATAGTCTAGCTAGTATACGTACTGAAGAATTAATGCAccgaataataaattaaattctgcataactaaaacaattaatttattCGATCAAATCAAAATTTCCTTGGGAAGATCATATACTAAAAATTAATTGAACAAACATTTTAATCCTTCgagttcttgaagtttttacaACAGTCAAGGCTTCACATGGAACCCTCAGATAACAGGGAAAAAACAAATAGTAAAATCCAAAAAACAAATAATTTCAATGTTCACCTCGAAGTGCATGATGCTTCCCCATTGAGTATATATGGATTATGCAAATATATAAATATCACATAATCTACATCGACTAAACCTATTCTAACGCCGAGCTTGCGCGTGCTGCCCTTATTTGATCAATGTTGGTCCCAAATCCAGTGGTATGAATCTGCAATTATAAACTCTTTTACATTTATCTTTCTTGAAACCAATGCTCCAAATTCCTTTATAAGGTGTTGCTTGATTCAAGAACCCAAGTGTTATCCTTAGGACTACTGCCGCTCCCGTCGCTTTTGTCCCCATCTTGATGAAGTAAAGTATTAGGTGGAGTGGACTGGGTATTGCTTGGCTTTCTTTGTTATGAGTGAGGATATGGCTGCTGCAACAGCAACCCTAAACTTAGGATCAGAGGCATCGCACTCACATTTTCAGCCAACAAAGATTTGTTAGCACCTTCACATATCTGGGACCCCATTCTTCTGCTAACTTATTCGGGTTCTGAAAGTACTGGTTCATGAGTGTATTCCCATTGAAAATATCTTGTTTGGCATCCAAGAATACCCAAGTTGTGCCATGGGATTCGAAGAGCTGGCACTGTTTGTGAGATCAAGAACAATGCCCTTGTTAGGGTCAAGAAAATTAGGGTTCAGGGCCCTTAGGTTTGGGATATAAGGAGATGAGGGGTTCATTAGATGAGGGTTTGTGTGGTTGGAAGAAAGGGTAAATCGCTTGGCCGTTGAGGGCGATGACAGTAACGCCGTGTCGGAGAATGGGTTACCCGAATCTAATAACATGAAAGAAGCAGCTGCCGCAGATGTTGTTGATGCCATCGCCGTTGCGCCTACAGAAGTGGTTGATTGTGCGTTCCTTCGTACGTCGTGATAAGTATCGACATGTCCTCTAAGCACCTTTGGACCTAATAACATGAATCACATTCAGAATTAATATTCAAGAAATATAATTTGCAACCTCTAAAAAAATTATGCATGGAGTCAATACGTTGAAAAACGACAAGTAAATCGAGTTCAAATTCTcatcgtacttgttttcttaCTGGACATCCTGCTGCAACAGTGCAACGATAATATGCTCGAGGGCAAGGATTCCCTTTCGCTATTTGTTTGGCCGTATTTCTCCATTGACATCCATCATTCATCTAAACAAATTCAAACCAAATTTATACCAATTAATTACATTCTACCAATCAACCAACCAAATTTATGTACCTCAATAAAATGAATCAATTAGTGTGATCAACATGtccaaaaattatataaatgagCCAAGTACATGCTATAAGTTTAGATGTAATATGCTAAGAAAAAAGTGTAATTAAAAAAATGGAAAGAAATggttaaaatttcataaatagaTGCTTATAtaagaacacacacacacacacacacacaacttATTCTCAGTTCAATCAAATATCAGAACTTTGAACTCACTGTGGCTGATTCACATCTTGCTCTTACGGAAACCCTAGCTCTTTTGTTAGGTGGCAAAGTGACATTGCTCATAATTCCAGGCAAGTTGTTGCTTTGCACTTGTCCTTGCATCGTCCTAACTCCTGCGTTTTCTTctctattttcttttctttcgaCATCTTCTCCGGTCCTATGTTGCTAGAATCGACCTTAATCCTTAGCGACAACCCTAATTCGTCACTTTCTTTAGCATCGTCTTCTCTTGATGAAGATGAAACCGATTGATTGCTTTTTATATCAATAATTCTTGGGCTTCTGGTCGAATCCTCATTCAGGTCTTCCTTGTTATTTCCATTGAGTGATAGAATCAAATTTGAATCCTACATAAGTGATTTTAGTACAAAGTTCAACTATTAATATATTATCTACATATATATACGACTGGTAAAAcaatgaaattaattatttatattcacGCAATCGTTCGGATTAAATTACcttttcttgattattttgTTGTATGATAGCAAATTTGGATTGCAGATCGAGGTAATCTTTCATTGTTTTCTCCACAGCTTCGCTCAATTTCTTGTTCTCCTCCTTCATGCGTTTCATCTGCTTCTGCAAACTTGACAGCTGGGGAAAGTTCGCAGTTTCCATATTAATTATATACGTATCTTTtcgattattatttaatttctagataattaattagtagaatttgtgtgtgtgtatatacatatatgtatgtatagagTTGTACAAATTAAACTAAAATACCAAATCAAAACAAGGGAAGAAAAAAGGTTCAGACATCAAATAATATATCTACATATGTATTAGGAAACATGAAGTCGATAATTATTTTACCTCATCAGTGATAAAACCCTTATCAGAACCCTCTTGAAGATATCGATTCCCAGCTTCTTGTAGCTTCGATTCGTCGACTTCTGTAACCGGGTTTTCCTGTTCTTGCGAGTCTAATAACTTGAGGGATAGATCAATCTCCATGGATTCACTTTCTTCTTCTCCTCCTCTAGCCATTGAATTAATTTACacggaaaaataaaatatatattgcaAAATTTCTCCTGTTTTCGCTTATTATAGCTAGATAAAAATGGTTTTTCTTAGGCACCAAAGTCAATTCCTCCGTCTGAAATTAAACGAACAAGGCAGCTGCAGCAGTACTATAGTAGTATAATTAGAGATATAATTAAGGACGCATCTAAGTTTTGACTTTAACCTTTCGATTCTTAATTACTTCTTATCTTTATATTggataattaattaatactaCACCTggataattttattaattaaattaagtattttacagTTGTTGTGAAATGACAAGAAAAGTCCTTTTAATTGACCAAAAGAGCAATTTTTTTATTGACAAAATAATATTCATAGTGAGTAAATGTAAtattcatattatcatttacaaatttttgcGAACttcatagatatatatatatgtgaaaaAGACGCTAGATTCTACTTCCGATAGATAATTGAAAATCGGAAATCCATGTTAATTATCTCATATTATTCTCTCGATACATAATCAAATCTTTTGGAAAAAAGACTATAAAATTTGTTTATATCGAATTCGAAGTGTCATGCTGTAATTACTttactattatattaaaaaaaaatcttgttaTAGGGTCTGTTCCTAGTCAGAAATATAATGAAATCGCATTTCTTATTCTTTCTCCCGACCCCGCTACTAAGAAGGACAGACGACCGCCCTACCACTGAACTACTGAGGAACAAAGGTTGCAAGTTCCAAGGATTATTTTTTGATCACTATGACGCATTAATTTTCcccatataattttttaaaattttattttagtatTTTCTCTATAAAACCAATTACTCCACATTCgagctaatatatatatatatatatatatatatatatatatatatatatatatatatatatatatatttgtgtgtgtgtgtgtgtgtgtgtgtataatgGAGCTTTACTTAAGGTAttaaaaaatacattatttaaaattgaaagaagaaCCTTGCTTGGGATCAGATCTGGAAAATGTCAACTGGAAGACCTACACTCCTCCCCAGTTTCCACTCTTTGTGAATCTCTTTACTAATTTTTTATTCTTCGATTTTTCCACCACTTCCTCCCATGTTGTAACTTGTATCAATTttattcttattattaattAGCCTCCtattattttaatacatatttctTGTTAATAATCACGTCATTGGTCAGCAACGGATGGTAgatgtaaaaaatattatttacaaATTGTATTTGTGTTTTACGGTTCACTTTACTTAATTTTCTTCaggaattttgaaaattatgaataaaatttatcatattttttaagTCATAATTTTCTCCTTTTTTGGTCTATATGTATAGTTTTTTTATTTGGaatgatattattataataagaTCTCGAACTCGAGACTTCATCTCAATATTGATATCTGATCAATTATAAGTCGTCTGCAAGTATTATTGTTTCTATTTATAGCTGACTAAAGATAAAGTGAGTGACAGAACTTCGAAGCTCGATGGATCTTGGATCGACCATGCAGGAAGCTAGGATACAAATTTTAAACTGATAAAATACGTATGGATCTTATGGTTAATTACCACAAGAGGAAGCTACATGTTTCTCCATATTCAATATAATAATTTCTACAATtcatagaattttttttttcccatcAACCTTTGCTTTTTGATATCTTCTTTATTAGTTACAATTCATAGAACTTAGTAACTTATTTGGCGTTATATGTGGGATGAGATCTCGGATTCGAGATCTAATTATAACATCACAAAACTCATAGTTTCGTTGTTCGATTTTGTGATAcggatattatatttgggtcactcatgaaaaaatattattttttattataaatatgagagcagttgatccgtctcacgagtAAAAATACATAAGATAGTTCACAAGAGACCTAATCTTATAACATATATCCTTCCCCATATTAAAAAATGAGAGTGTCGATTCTTTATCGTATAACCAATCTGAAAGGGACTGTTGATCATAAACGGACATAATTAGATTAGGTCAAACGAGTCTAGGAATGCAAAACACttatatttcaaattaaataaaatacaaagattaattaagaataaaatattcctttcacACTCGATTTCTTATTATAAGAAAacgatataaattaattaatcctGGAAAAATGCTAACAAAATTGCAAGGTAAATTGGACTTGCTTTGGTTTGACTCACTCATCCCATCCTATAAAAAATTTCAAGGACAAGCTTCCGTAGCTGATTGGATGGATCCAATATCTGACTTTTTTGGTGAAGAGTTGACTTGTGGAAGAGCAAACGTCGCCGCAGGTAATTCTCTCAACTTTGgctattcattaagaaaacacacaaaacaataattaattaattaaatattcattattattatattatatatacacgTAAGCCCAAGTATCCCGTCTTTAATTTCCTTAATTAATTCACGTTttgattattacaaaaaccaaaaaaaaaattatcttacggaaaaaaattaaaacataacAAAACCCTTGTaatgaattttattaatttttttagacaACACTTGCAAAatgtaaaaattatattatattataagaatttaaatttcattatattCTTCGAATATTGCTCCAATCAAAAGACAACTTTATTTTTTCACTTATCTAAGTATTGGTATTTTAATCATCAGGAATTAGAttaactatttttattttcaaattgaaTATCTGTTTGCAAAACTACTCCGGTCGAAATTgtcttttatataatatattttataattagaCTAAAatagatataatttttttaaaaaatggaatATTATAGTTTGCATTTTTGTATCATTTCATTTGATTTCAATTACAGCCGTTTTGAGTTTTGTGTTACttttataaattgatttttCCATACTttctaaaatattaaataaattataaagttttatataatattacgtTTTTCAACTTTTTAGTAAAAAATTTCATCGTGAATTGTTTGTATATTGAATgtctatatattattattattattattattatttaattagatatttagtatacatattttttaaaatgttcaaaaaataattaactttcttaatcaaattttcatttaatatatgattttttttaaaaaataattatttatttatcctttaaaatttttataaacgaAGAATTTATCATTTTTAATATAGTTCTACTAAATTAATATATCGAATGCAATGATAAATAAATGAAACTGATCGCAAGATTATTATCATTGTTTGTAGATGATAGATCTcaaatgatataaaaaaaaattatataataattaaatatattcattatattaataattttagataattatttaaacacacAACTTATTAATTTTAATACTTCGTCCATCGTACTAATGATCTACCATTGAAGCAAGCAATAATCGACGCTTGTAGATTTGGACAATTGAAAAATATCAAGAATAGTCGATCAACACTATGGATTGACCCGAAATTAATTTAACATCCTAACTCATAAACTTGGTGACTCCAATGTCTATGAATAATTAATAAGAAATTTATCCTTCTCGTTACAACAATAATGGCATCTTCATTGTAGAATTAAAGAATTAATACAGAACCGAACATTTGTCAATTTATCAAAACTTGCAGTTAGTAATAACTAATCATTTCTGATATTTTAAACTGTGCAACAGCTTTGAGCTCCACATTTCGATTTCTATCTTAGCAGAGACAATTATCACGCTTCAATACTAAATCGTCGAGATAAATAAATCTAATTTGTAGAGGAAACATAAACCtagttttttttgttttttcaatACTTCGATACactaattaatattaaaaaaaattattctttcTGAAAATGAATTTCAAGTAGATTACTATCGATCcgacttaatttaaataatattggcTTTTATATAAATGcttgtttttaaattatatCTTAGAGGTAGATTATCCCATGAGTAAAGAACTATTAATACCCTATGTTAGGCGTAGGCCGTAACATATGACCGCCGCTAATCAGTCCTCATTTGGCCACCAAAATTCAATCCTAGACAATTTATTTAAGCCAATTTGCTCACCTAGAGGGAAATCTAATAGTAACTAGTCATCCCCTTTTATggagataaaatatttttttaaaacttataatataatatatataattattatcaaAATTCTCAAGAAAATTGTAAGTTTAGCCTTCTGATGCTTACATGATATAACTTTGTTTTTTTCTTTATACAAAAACTCTTGTGATATTGTCTTATATGTCAATTTCGTAAAATAAATCTCTTATACAATCCGACCTacgaaaaatgttatttttttatgtaaaacatattaacaaaaacttatatgagacgatcacacgagtcgtattttgtgagacagatatcttatttgggttatccatgaaaaattattacttcttatgctaagagtattactttttattatgaatatcgataggattgactcgtctcacatataaagattcgtgagactgtctcataagagacctactcaagcATATCACCTTTCATACTAACTATGTTTGTGACCATCTCAAAAAAAAACTTACTCTTTTCTTTGTTCTAAATCACGGTTTTTTTAGTCATGTTAAGCATATAAGGTCGTATATAAGGATAATCCAAACCTTGTGATTTCCATGAGATTTTCAAGGAAAATAAATGTGAGAAGCAAAACAGTTTTGTCCATGATCTGGATCTACATTACTTGTTGGCCCAATTCTTCAATCCATTTATTACTTTGTTGAAACTAATGGCACCAGGCCCAATCTACCCATACTTAAGATCACATCATTTTCGGCCCAATCAATTTTCCAGCCTGTAAAAATGAAAACCACATTAGcttgtaattcaatataaaaatttatatataaagtAGATATGATAATGATCGCATCTATTTGAGCACAGATGAAATGaaatttttgtaaatttaataGACGTCACTTGAATCGATGGTCATATGCAAAAAAAGTTAGATCTAAATTTAATAGACGTCACTTGTGACAATGTTTGTCTATGTTTTattaaagtattattttttatgatattacaaataaagaataaaatttGTAAACATAATTGAATTTAAATTAAACTCAAAAAACTGCCGAATGCATTAAAAACTCATACCACATCTATTTGGCCTTTCCATCCTACCTTATCGCCACGTGGCAACTCCTGCAATTTTCTCCATATTTACCCTTTTTTAAAGTCAAAGGTCAAATTTTACTACAGACGCCAGCCACTTAAActaaagaaaagaaacaaagtACGGAAAGTTCGTCACCGTGACAGAGCTCAAAAGCTGTCAACGAAATTCAGCTGTCTCCGCCGATATTTTCACGCACATACGTTAACCTATACGTACACCGGATATTGCGGACTGTGTGTATAGAGAGAGAAGGAGGAGGACTGAGAGTATGAAGGAACGATGACCAACTCCAAGCAGAAGCCGCGGCCCCGAAGGCTTGAACGCCGGAACGCCGTGAAGAATATAGACTACGACGCGGGTTCGAGCTCCTATTCTACGATTTCATCAGAAGATCGATCTGTTTACAAGTCCAGATCGCTTGACGTTACGCCGATCTCCGATCAGACCAGCTTCCGCGTTGAAGGAAATGAGGGAGAGGTAGATCAGATTTTTCAGCGCCTTGGCGTAGGTCTCGATGATTTTTCCATCCCCTTGTCAGCGTGGGAGGCTCGGAAGAGTCTATCGCCGTCCGGTAATGTGAGGACTCTGAGGCTTGGTGGTGTGCAGGATGTTGATGAGTTGGAGAAGGGTTTTGGATCTAGGGTTAGGGTTGGGGTTGGGGTTGGGGTTGGGGTTAGTAGTGGTGGTGGATTCAAGAATGGGTTTGGGTCGAATTTGAGTAATTGTGAATTTAAGGTGGATGAAGTTTGTGAAAACGGAGTGAGAAGTGGTAAGGTGGTGCTTAATGGTGGTTCGGGGATTAAAGGCATTAGACCACCAAAACTGGCTCCTCCGCCGGTGTTGACAAGAACTGTTGTGGACAATATGAGCTCTAGTTGGGATATGGTTAGATCATTTGGTCCTCAAGATGATCTGGGATGTGGTTCAGGGCGAGAAGTGTTTAACCATTCGGTTGATGAACTTGAAGAAAACGAGGGAGTTGAAAGGATAAATATCCATGTGCTGAAAGATGAGAGCGTGGTGGTTGTGAAAAGAGATATTGGAGCTAGTGCGGTGCTGTGTTCAGATTCAtcaaatgatgatgatgatgatgatgatgatgatgatggcaAACCTGTTGGCTTGACCAGGGTAAATGATTATACTGTCTCGCCTAATGGTTCATTCAGGTGCAATATTACGTCTTGGCAGAAGGGTGATTTCCTCGGAAGTGGATCATTTGGAACAGTGTATGAAGGGTTTACCGAGTAAGTGTTTTTATGACACGGGCTTATTGTTCTGCAGTATTCTATTGAATCAATATTACTTTGATTGCTGCTCTACCAGTTACATTATGGTTTAAGATCTAAGAATAGCATGTCAATTTAGGATGTGTGAAGAATTTCTTCAAAGCACTAGTAAAATGCATATGGACAGAAATCTATAAGCGTGAGAAACTTGTGAGAGAGATGTGTATAATTTTGTGATAGAGGTGTTGGCACCTCACCAAACACAGAATTTGTTGGGGACTTTTGTATCAAGCCTTTAATTAGATCAATAATGCTGTGAAAGAGGAATATGAGTTTAACTCGTCATGCTAGCAATTTGATATGAGAAGTATCGAAAACTCAAGAACCCTGAACATGAGCTTAACTCTGTTGACTAAATTTGGCCCAGTCTTATCATTTCTCTTTTTATCTAAGAAAGTTCAGCAGATCCCATGAATGTGTGTCTTGTTGTTGCATGTTATTGGAGGGACGCTTACATTGAAAACAAAATAACCCCTTTGTAAGCTTGGATAAACAAAAAAGCATGTCGGTGTAATTTCTGTCAGTTCCTTACGATTCCTTTTCTCCATCACTGCAGTGATGGAGTCTTTTTTGCTGTGAAAGAGGTGTCTTTACTAGACAACGGTAGCCAAGGCCAGCAAAGCCTTTATCAACTCGAACAGGTGAGAATAATTCATTAATTTGTGATGTTCTGGTGTTTAAAAAACTGGACATGTGCCTAAATGCACCAAATTTGCTAATAATGTAAACTATTTGAATGAGACGTTATGCTATGTTTATTTTACAGGAGATATCTCTTCTAAGTCAATTTCAACACGAGAACATTGTTCGATACCTTGGTACTGACAAGGCATGTCTTCTCTTTAAATGGGGACATTTTTATTCATAAGCATCTAGTATCTTACTTACTAGTATTGGTGGTTCCAGGGTTTCCATTTTGGTTGTAACACAATATTTTTTTCAGGATGACGCAAAATTATATATCTTTCTTGAGCTTGTAACCAAAGGTTCACTTGCAAAACTATACCAAAAGTATCGGTTACGAGACTCCCAAGTCTCTGCATACACGAGGCAGATTTTGAGTGGGTTGAATTATCTTCATTGTCGAAATGTGGTCCACAGGTGAAACCAATAATCTTTTTCTTTAGGGTATAGTGGATATGGTTTCTTCTTTTACTTTTTTCATCCTATGGGcacgatttttctctccacCTTTTTAAATCTAGTGACTTAATTTTCTTGCCAATGCATGTGAATGTTCTTTTAAAACCTCTTGAAATTTTTGTTGAATTGGGAAATTATTTATTGTCTTTTCTTTCTTGTCTCCCCCATCTTTGAATGTTtggaaaaattaataattattcgCGTATTTACAGATTTTTGCAATGATTCAGATTATAGTCAAGTGGTGTATATTGTGAAATATTAAGACTTCTGAGAGATTGTTCTCTATTTTTTGCTTATTGAACTCTGTTTCCTTTCCTTTTCAAgggatataaaatgtgccaataTATTGGTGGATGTGAGTGGTTTTGTGAAATTGGCAGACTTTGGATTGGCAAAGGTTAGTTTCTTGGGTATAAATGATGATCACCCCTTCTCTGTTTCATTTTAGATACTCATAAAGGTTCCTTTACGTGTTCTCCCAGGCAACCAAAATGAATGACATCAAATCTTGCAAAGGGACGCCATATTGGATGGCTCCTGAGGTATATTTTGTTGCTCCATCAAACGTTACTTGCTTTatcaatcaaaattttaaattatttcccGCAGGAAAGAAAAAATGAACTccttcataaacatgcagttccACATTCACCTTATTCTCCAAACTGCACTTCTTGTTTATCTACCCTTTTTTTACTTCGTTAATCTTAGAGTACAGATTGTAAGTAAGATTAAGTAGTTCTAGTCATAGAAGAGCTTTATACGTCCACCCCAGCTTAGACTACTCATCTCTTGGAAAAACTGCTTCAATGGAAAGGAGGAGAGAGTTTCTCCTTCTTGATATGCATTTCATATGCACAgtgtaaaacataaaatttccaTGAGTAGAAAAATTGAAACTTGATGTCATGTCAGGTCGTGAACAGAAGGAACCATGGATATGGTCGTGCTGCTGACATATGGAGCCTTGGTTGCACTGTGTTGGAGATGTTAACTGGTCAAATTCCTTACTCTCACTTGGAAGGGGTATGGACATGCATTTAAAGAAGCTATAACATGATGCGTTTTAATTTTTAGCTTCAAATTTAGAATGTTGTAATTAGTCAATTATCATGCTTATATTAATTATGTGCAACTCACCGAAAGAGGAGACCATGTTTGTGAATGAAGCTTAGTGATCAGTCCATGACACCAACAAATCTGGCCCAATAAAATTCTATGGTTCCAAGAAGGGATGTGGTTTGTACCATCTCTTAGATGTACTATAGCACAAGAGTGAGTTTTAAATTTTCTAAGTATCTCGTTATTGGCATCTTCATCCTTACAAAACTACAGTGCATTTCTGCCCCTTCTCGTAATGGAAGTAATTAGAAATTATACCAGCATTTGCATATCTGTTTTCCTTGTTTGTTTCTGATATCTTGATTCAAAGTTGTGATAATGACTTTTACCGTAATCAACTGTGTCAGTGTTCATTTTTTTCAGATGCATTACAATCTTTTACTGTTGTCTCCTGGCAGGAGGCTGTCATTGATCATGCACATCTGAAGTGCAAATATTGAATTTAACTCCAGTtgagatgtttaaagaaaaaaaGCATGATCGGTGATAAGAAATGTGACAAGGAATGAACTTTAAAGATACAAGTGAATTGACTACTTTGTAATTGTTTCCAGATCTGGATTACGTCATACTCATTGAAGTATTCCAACACATAATCACCTTGAAACTTCAATTGTGTAGGGCTTCATCAGTCAGTCCCTATAAAAAGCTTGATCTATTTATAAGCCTGATGATATCGCCTGAATATCAATGAAACATGAAACTAGCTTCTTAAGGCTCAGTCTTGCCAGATCTGACTCCGGAAACTAATTACAATAATATTTGGCAATCATAAATATCCTAAATGCTCTTCACTAAAACAACGAAAAAACATTGTTTTAAAGGTACAGGCTGGTTTGTCAATTTCACATTTGAAGGTAATAGCATCGCTTTAGGAACTTATCCTTGATATTCCCTTTCTTTGTTTATTTCTTTTGTCGACTTTCACTCCATAATGTTCATTTGAACTAGTATCATGAGTTATAAAGTTTTGATTGGTTTGAAATAAGTGTTCTTTTGGTTGCAGATGCAGGCATTGTTTAGGATTGGCAGGGGAGAACTTCCCCCTCTACCTAGTAACTTATCAAGAGATGCTCAAGATTTTATCCTCAAATGCTTGCAAGTTAACCCAGATGATCGACCCACTGCAGCTCAGCTGTTCGAGCATCCATTTGTCAAGAAGCAATCTCCAACTTTTCTCAGTCCTGTATCTCCACATTTTATTGGCCTGCCACTCGGAACTTGAAGAAACAAGGTAAATATTACAGCCACCTCTGGGTATGTGTACATTGCTTCAGAAGATCAAGATCGAACCTTTTTACACTTTTTCTGCGACTATTTCTCTTGAATTTCTTAGGAGCAAGTTCCATGTAGTTCAGATTGTGCATTTTACTTCATGACGACTCCTTTCCGTTTTTTTCCAGAAAACCCCCCAAGTATCCGACCTGAAACTAGTATTGATCATGATGATGCTCTCAGTGCACCACCAGGAACGAGGCCTTCTTTGTTACTAGTATTGATCATGATGATGCTCTCAGTGCACCACCAGGAACGAGGCCTTCTTTGTTACCTGCATGATGTTTGTAAGGATCGAGGATTACTATTTGTCCTCTCTTCATATATCAGGATGATTCAAACATCATCAAAACAAATTTAAATGGAATGGGGTGTGGAATACAGTTGTGGCAGAAGATTAGTGAAGAAGAGACAACTCTTcgtgtatatttatttttttattttcttcttgTGTTTGTTTGATCATTTGTAGCTTGTTGTGATAGTTTTGCTTGGATTGGGGTGTTGCAAAACATTTTGAGTGAAATTGTAATTATTTGAGATGTTTTTGTAATAGGTAGCTAGATTTGGATATGGTCTCAGATGTACATTGTTGACTCCCTATCCTTGCCCTCATGGTTT
It encodes:
- the LOC140841973 gene encoding mitogen-activated protein kinase kinase kinase 1-like — its product is MTNSKQKPRPRRLERRNAVKNIDYDAGSSSYSTISSEDRSVYKSRSLDVTPISDQTSFRVEGNEGEVDQIFQRLGVGLDDFSIPLSAWEARKSLSPSGNVRTLRLGGVQDVDELEKGFGSRVRVGVGVGVGVSSGGGFKNGFGSNLSNCEFKVDEVCENGVRSGKVVLNGGSGIKGIRPPKLAPPPVLTRTVVDNMSSSWDMVRSFGPQDDLGCGSGREVFNHSVDELEENEGVERINIHVLKDESVVVVKRDIGASAVLCSDSSNDDDDDDDDDDGKPVGLTRVNDYTVSPNGSFRCNITSWQKGDFLGSGSFGTVYEGFTDDGVFFAVKEVSLLDNGSQGQQSLYQLEQEISLLSQFQHENIVRYLGTDKDDAKLYIFLELVTKGSLAKLYQKYRLRDSQVSAYTRQILSGLNYLHCRNVVHRDIKCANILVDVSGFVKLADFGLAKATKMNDIKSCKGTPYWMAPEVVNRRNHGYGRAADIWSLGCTVLEMLTGQIPYSHLEGMQALFRIGRGELPPLPSNLSRDAQDFILKCLQVNPDDRPTAAQLFEHPFVKKQSPTFLSPVSPHFIGLPLGT